A window from Erythrolamprus reginae isolate rEryReg1 chromosome 9, rEryReg1.hap1, whole genome shotgun sequence encodes these proteins:
- the PMM2 gene encoding phosphomannomutase 2, whose translation MEGEGGASVLCLFDVDGTLTAPRQKITSEMADFLQALRQKVKVGVVGGSDFEKIQEQLGEDVVGKYDYVFPENGLVSYKDGKLLNKQSIQEHLGEDLLQDLINYCLSYIAKIKLPRKRGTFIEFRNGMLNVSPVGRSCSQAERMEFFELDKREQIRDRFVADLRRDFAGKGLTFSIGGQISFDVFPNGWDKRYCLDIVAQDNFQKIYFFGDKTMPGGNDYEIYTDPRTLGHSVSSPEQTKEICEALFFK comes from the exons ATGGAGGGCGAGGGCGGCGCGTCGGTTCTCTGCCTCTTCGATGTGGACGGCACCCTGACCGCGCCTCGGCAG AAAATCACTTCCGAGATGGCAGATTTCCTACAAGCTTTGCGGCAGAAGGTGAAAGTCGGCGTGGTGGGAGGCTCAGACTTCGAAAAGATTCAGGAACAACTGGGGGAAGACG TGGTTGGAAAGTACGACTATGTTTTCCCAGAAAACGGACTGGTGTCATACAAAGATGGAAAACTTCTTAATAAGCAG AGCATCCAAGAGCATCTGGGCGAAGACCTTCTTCAGGATTTGATCAACTACTGCCTGAGCTACATTGCAAAAATTAAGCtccccaggaaaag AGGCACTTTCATTGAATTCCGAAATGGGATGCTGAACGTTTCTCCCGTCGGCAGAAGCTGTAGCCAAGCCGAACGGATGGAGTTTTTTGAGCTCGACAAG AGGGAACAGATCCGGGACAGATTTGTTGCTGATTTACGACGTGACTTTGCAGGAAAAGGCCTTACGTTTTCCATAG GAGGGCAGATCAGCTTTGATGTCTTCCCCAACGGTTGGGACAAACGGTACTGCTTGGACATTGTTGCCCAGGACAACTTCCAAAAGATCTATTTCTTTGGAGACAAGACCATGCCG GGTGGAAACGACTACGAAATTTACACAGACCCCAGAACCCTCGGACACAGCGTCTCTTCGCCCGAGCAGACAAAGGAGATATGCGAAGCTTTGTTCTTCAAATAG